One Spirochaeta africana DSM 8902 genomic window carries:
- a CDS encoding chemotaxis protein CheX: MQAKIINPFLAAAIALFKDTFGLEAVAGEIYAVQDQINHRWEISGVLGITGDHHGVVALRLPRVLADKMLHKSGVHTRDEHERQEMVNNMVGELTNIIAGNAANQFEDADIDISPPVVVLGAHHEIHWPRIAPVIGIPFRTPAGPFEVDVCLQ, from the coding sequence ATGCAGGCAAAAATTATCAACCCGTTCCTGGCGGCTGCAATCGCGTTGTTCAAGGATACCTTCGGACTGGAGGCTGTCGCCGGCGAGATCTATGCCGTTCAGGACCAGATAAACCATCGATGGGAGATCTCCGGGGTTCTGGGAATAACCGGGGATCATCATGGTGTAGTAGCCCTGCGGCTGCCGCGGGTGTTGGCAGACAAGATGCTGCACAAGTCCGGTGTACATACCCGCGATGAACACGAGCGGCAGGAGATGGTGAACAACATGGTTGGCGAGCTTACCAATATTATTGCCGGCAATGCGGCTAATCAGTTTGAGGATGCCGACATCGATATCTCGCCGCCGGTGGTAGTGCTGGGGGCACATCACGAGATTCACTGGCCCAGAATAGCTCCGGTTATCGGGATTCCGTTTCGAACCCCGGCCGGACCATTCGAGGTCGATGTGTGTCTGCAGTAA
- a CDS encoding cache domain-containing protein yields MYRPDGTKVFFRTAFNVLVISVIAFTGLVIGGFYFYTTISLVERLSTDLFDEISRRPQELAERHLEGAKAAASLNLGLAEAGLLDIGDYDGLADHFVQILRAFPDITIAAWGDEQGSSVLAYRTYTGDLEVHAWHQRLMDGVPATEFTVHAAAGPSGGVQSDEPLFHELTTGTRRFDPRQRPWYRGAVEQGGPHWTEPYVWSPQDVPGITYGVPMYADSGELEGVFTIDFELEFLSLFMQELSVKESGKVFILDSAGRIIAHPNPVRTVDRQATSSSVAHALHSRDPAVAGAYQLLRDYTREHGGEAGRRYSMYVPEKLQTVFDMDGERQVLVTRPLPISDSMVWYITLVIPEDELLGDVRRSVRMTVIVCIFILLLSLIAGLLVSSSIKRPLRAMFAEVEAMGSLDLMPKRAIRSYIREIDQIGDAIERTKSSLRSFEKYIPAEIVRQLQEQGEEARLGGEHRELTILFCDLEDFSGIASRYSPQDLVGLLEVYFREISQVIRESGGTVDKFIGDAVMGFWGAPVESALHAATAARAAMQIQDRLQVLRDDGYPFHARIGLCSGEVMVGNIGAHDRMNYTVIGQSVNIANRLESLNKIYGTGVLVSESTRVQFDDDLLVRRVDTVRVNGVGERVAVYQPMGDRHRLDSDETEVVLQGIRIYEQALQAYEDGDMPEAVAQFLSCLRVMPGDPAARYFLARLDAHES; encoded by the coding sequence ATGTACCGACCCGACGGCACCAAGGTGTTCTTTCGTACCGCATTCAACGTTCTGGTGATATCCGTGATTGCCTTCACCGGCCTGGTGATCGGCGGGTTCTATTTCTACACCACCATTTCCCTGGTAGAGCGCCTGTCTACCGATCTGTTCGACGAGATTTCCCGACGCCCGCAGGAGCTGGCCGAGCGACACCTCGAGGGCGCCAAGGCGGCTGCGAGTCTCAATCTCGGGCTGGCAGAGGCCGGTCTGCTGGATATCGGGGACTACGATGGGCTGGCGGATCATTTTGTGCAGATTCTGCGTGCCTTTCCCGATATTACCATTGCTGCCTGGGGGGACGAGCAGGGGTCGAGTGTCCTGGCGTATCGCACCTATACCGGCGATCTTGAGGTGCATGCCTGGCATCAGCGCCTGATGGATGGCGTTCCCGCAACCGAGTTCACGGTGCATGCTGCTGCGGGACCTTCCGGTGGTGTTCAGTCCGACGAGCCGCTGTTTCACGAACTGACGACCGGAACCCGCCGGTTCGATCCGAGGCAGCGGCCATGGTATCGCGGGGCAGTTGAGCAGGGCGGGCCGCACTGGACCGAGCCGTATGTCTGGTCCCCGCAGGATGTGCCGGGAATAACCTATGGGGTGCCCATGTACGCCGATTCCGGCGAGCTCGAGGGGGTGTTTACCATCGACTTTGAGCTTGAGTTTCTGTCTCTGTTCATGCAGGAGTTATCAGTCAAGGAGTCCGGTAAGGTTTTTATTCTGGATAGTGCCGGACGGATTATCGCCCATCCGAACCCGGTGCGCACGGTAGATCGACAGGCTACCAGCAGTTCGGTAGCGCATGCCTTGCACAGCCGGGATCCTGCGGTAGCTGGTGCATATCAGTTGCTGCGCGACTACACCCGGGAGCATGGCGGTGAGGCCGGTCGGCGATACTCGATGTATGTCCCGGAGAAGCTGCAAACCGTGTTTGATATGGATGGCGAACGCCAGGTGCTGGTGACCCGTCCCCTGCCCATAAGCGACAGCATGGTGTGGTACATCACCCTGGTTATTCCGGAAGATGAATTGCTGGGAGATGTCCGCCGCAGCGTGCGGATGACCGTAATAGTCTGCATCTTTATCCTGCTGTTAAGCCTGATAGCCGGTTTGCTGGTATCGAGCAGCATCAAGCGGCCGCTGCGGGCCATGTTCGCCGAGGTTGAGGCGATGGGATCGCTCGATCTTATGCCCAAGAGAGCGATCCGGTCCTATATTCGCGAGATAGACCAGATCGGGGATGCGATCGAGCGTACCAAATCCAGTCTGCGCTCCTTCGAAAAATACATCCCGGCAGAGATCGTACGCCAGCTGCAGGAGCAGGGGGAGGAGGCCAGGCTGGGCGGAGAACATCGCGAGCTCACCATCCTGTTCTGCGATCTGGAGGATTTCTCCGGCATCGCCTCCCGGTACAGCCCGCAGGATCTGGTCGGGCTGCTGGAGGTCTATTTTCGGGAGATCAGCCAGGTTATCCGGGAATCCGGCGGTACCGTAGACAAGTTTATCGGGGATGCAGTTATGGGCTTCTGGGGCGCGCCAGTGGAGTCCGCACTCCATGCCGCAACGGCAGCGCGCGCTGCTATGCAGATTCAGGATCGCCTGCAGGTGCTTCGCGATGACGGGTATCCCTTCCACGCCAGAATCGGGCTGTGCAGCGGTGAGGTTATGGTCGGCAACATCGGCGCCCACGACCGTATGAACTATACCGTTATCGGCCAGAGCGTGAATATTGCCAACCGACTCGAGAGTCTGAACAAGATCTATGGAACCGGTGTGCTGGTAAGTGAAAGCACCCGGGTACAGTTCGACGATGATCTGCTGGTACGCCGGGTTGATACGGTCCGGGTGAACGGCGTGGGCGAGCGAGTGGCGGTGTATCAGCCGATGGGGGATCGCCACAGACTGGATTCTGACGAGACAGAGGTAGTACTGCAGGGAATCCGGATCTATGAGCAGGCCCTGCAGGCATACGAAGATGGTGATATGCCGGAGGCGGTTGCGCAGTTTCTGTCCTGCCTTCGAGTTATGCCAGGGGATCCTGCTGCCCGGTATTTTCTGGCCCGGTTGGATGCACACGAGTCATGA